The nucleotide sequence GTCAAAAAAGCACTTTGCTGTGGCCCGTGCCCATGGGTAATGAGATGATGAAACTCATAGACTTCCATGCCTATGAAGCTTGCACCTAATAGCCATGTTACGGCTAACCAGGCTAACGCAGCCCCCCTGTTTTGTTTGTGAGCACCAATCATTGCGAAGCCAAACGTGATGCTACTTACTAACAGAGCAGCGGTTTCTACCGCCACAAAATTGAGTTCGAATATGTCTTTCCCTGACACGCCGCCAGCGGTATTCATAAACAATACCGCGTAGGTGGCAAAGAACGAGGCAAACAACAAGCAATCGGTCATTAAATACAACCAGAAACCAAATACCGTGTTGTTTTCATGATGCCCGTGGTGTGCGTGATCGTCGGTGTGCATGGTGGCTGTTACTGTATTCATGCATTTGCTCCTGTGGTATTTGCGCCCAAATGCGTTTGTTCAATACGCTCTATCTCATCTACCTGAACGTAGTAGTCCACATCGCGGGTGTAGCAACGCTTAATAAACACACCAATTCCAGCCATTAGCCCTACTATGGCTAACCACCAAATATGCCAAATTAACGCAAACCCCATCACGGTAAAGCTCATGCTCATAAACACTCCTGCTGACGTGTTTTTAGGCATATGAATAGGTGAATACTGCTGTGGCCGTTGGTAAGACTCCCCCCGCTCTTTCATGTCTGTCCATGCATCAATGTCCTGGATATGAGGAATGTGCGCAAAATTGTAAAATTGCGGCGGGGAGGCTGTTGACCATTCCAGGGTATGCCCATTCCATGGGTCGCCAGTGGTATCGTTTAGCTTATCTTTATTTTTAAAGCTGACGAACAACTGAAGCAACTGGAAAAAGATACCGATTGCAATAACGAACGCCCCCACCATGGCGATATATAACCAGATATTCCAATCTGGATTATCGGTATGGTTAAGACGGCGTGTCATACCCAAAAAGCCAAGCACATAAAGGGGCATGAACGCCAAAAGGAAACCAATTTGCCAACACCAAAACGCTGCCTTACCGGTTTTTTCATCTAGCTTAAAGCCCATGGCTTTAGGGAACCAAAACGCGAAACCTGCGAGGTAGCCAAATACAGCGCCGCCGATAATTGTGTTATGAAAGTGCGCAATCAAAAATAGACTATTGTGAAGCACATAGTCGGCACCAGGAATGGCAAGCAATACGCCAGTCATACCGCCAATGGTAAAGGTCACCA is from Alteromonas australica and encodes:
- the cyoC gene encoding cytochrome o ubiquinol oxidase subunit III; protein product: MNTVTATMHTDDHAHHGHHENNTVFGFWLYLMTDCLLFASFFATYAVLFMNTAGGVSGKDIFELNFVAVETAALLVSSITFGFAMIGAHKQNRGAALAWLAVTWLLGASFIGMEVYEFHHLITHGHGPQQSAFLTAFFSLVGLHGLHVTAGLIWMTVMFIEVSRRGLPEHTVTRLSCLSLFWHFLDIVWICVFTVVYLMGAM